The following proteins are encoded in a genomic region of candidate division TA06 bacterium:
- a CDS encoding polysaccharide deacetylase family protein — MVEKEAERKPSAPIKGVSGPPWNMLENKLRNKTPILVYHKTGIKFDWSGTWNTASQFNLHMKYLHAMGYKTCALKEAIAGHQSKRLAITFDDAYESVYTLAYPIMKKFGFRGTVFVITGYVGRKNSWDVNLGFRRWGHMSWDQIREMANDGFEFGSHTESHSDLTRLAPDVARRELSSSKAALEANLDRPCRYLSYPFGRTNPAVKHLVEAAGYEAAFTIAADKYRDVMEVGRMGVYVTDLLFDLKAKLGLFGSIIGNAERGKGRFINFFSNGTTIVNRLRRSKGWKMS; from the coding sequence GTGGTTGAAAAGGAGGCTGAACGCAAGCCTTCAGCCCCAATAAAGGGAGTATCTGGTCCTCCCTGGAACATGTTGGAGAATAAGCTGAGAAACAAGACACCTATACTTGTATATCACAAGACTGGTATTAAATTCGACTGGAGCGGGACATGGAATACTGCCTCGCAGTTCAATCTGCATATGAAATATCTCCATGCGATGGGGTATAAGACGTGTGCACTGAAGGAGGCGATTGCAGGCCACCAGTCAAAGAGGCTGGCAATAACTTTTGACGATGCATATGAATCGGTCTATACACTGGCCTACCCCATAATGAAAAAGTTTGGTTTCAGGGGCACAGTTTTCGTGATCACTGGATATGTAGGTAGGAAAAACTCGTGGGATGTGAACCTGGGTTTCAGAAGGTGGGGGCACATGAGTTGGGATCAGATAAGAGAGATGGCAAATGACGGTTTTGAGTTCGGTTCGCATACAGAAAGTCACTCTGACCTTACAAGGCTTGCTCCTGATGTTGCCAGAAGAGAGTTGTCTTCGTCAAAAGCCGCTCTGGAAGCCAATCTGGACAGGCCCTGTCGTTATCTTTCCTATCCTTTTGGAAGGACAAATCCGGCAGTAAAGCACCTGGTTGAAGCGGCCGGATACGAAGCTGCCTTCACCATTGCCGCTGATAAGTATAGAGATGTTATGGAAGTCGGCAGAATGGGTGTGTATGTCACAGATCTTCTCTTTGACTTGAAGGCAAAACTTGGACTCTTTGGCTCCATTATTGGGAACGCGGAGAGGGGTAAAGGAAGGTTCATTAACTTCTTCTCCAACGGCACTACAATCGTGAACAGACTCAGGCGCTCAAAAGGGTGGAAGATGTCGTGA
- a CDS encoding PDZ domain-containing protein codes for MPDWPATKRRIKMRLCLNVLVALLVLTLAIPLTSAGSISSLQAEISRLFEQVKPSVPTVVYTMGHKELISTGIVINSGGYILTTKDFSGKPGSIEVQFPNKKRKAKLIGYDRGSKLAVLKVEGAGLVPVRIGNSDKVKPTTWVMIVGNSLGISPSVSIGLISGRRAKDDMLQISASISPGNSGAGVFNSDGELIGIVSAALTRPLYISVGGGKVKTEINLLSRGELPVGGYGLLTPINRARKSMRDIIEHGTTSYGWLGVMLQKLDETLKSALGVDRGALVTNVVEDSPAEKGGFKEGDVIITYGKKAVKDVQYLVKIVKATKPGTAVKIVVSRKGKKKTLKVKLGERPEKDVLLNPWQISIPQLLKEFDRKTLDSQVENLKKEIEKLKEEVKKLKKGRGL; via the coding sequence ATGCCAGACTGGCCAGCTACTAAAAGGAGGATCAAGATGAGACTCTGTTTGAATGTACTCGTGGCCTTGTTGGTTTTGACGCTGGCGATCCCACTCACCTCGGCAGGTTCCATATCCTCACTCCAGGCTGAGATATCCAGACTCTTCGAGCAGGTGAAGCCGTCGGTGCCCACCGTGGTTTACACAATGGGGCATAAAGAACTCATCAGCACCGGAATAGTCATTAATAGTGGAGGGTATATACTCACCACCAAGGACTTTTCAGGGAAGCCAGGTTCTATTGAGGTTCAGTTCCCGAACAAGAAGCGGAAAGCGAAACTGATTGGTTATGACAGAGGATCAAAGCTTGCGGTCCTGAAGGTGGAAGGAGCTGGACTTGTTCCCGTAAGAATTGGAAACTCAGACAAGGTGAAGCCAACGACCTGGGTGATGATTGTCGGAAACAGCCTGGGTATCTCGCCCTCAGTGTCGATTGGCCTGATAAGTGGGAGAAGGGCAAAGGACGACATGCTTCAGATAAGCGCGAGCATAAGCCCTGGCAACAGCGGGGCTGGGGTGTTCAATTCTGATGGAGAACTGATTGGTATTGTATCGGCCGCACTCACAAGACCACTCTATATCTCGGTGGGAGGGGGTAAAGTCAAGACGGAGATTAATCTCCTGAGCAGGGGTGAACTTCCGGTCGGTGGATATGGTCTGTTGACCCCCATTAACCGGGCAAGAAAATCGATGCGAGATATTATCGAGCATGGGACTACCAGCTACGGGTGGCTTGGGGTGATGCTTCAGAAGCTCGACGAAACGCTGAAGTCAGCCCTGGGCGTTGACCGAGGTGCTCTGGTTACCAACGTCGTCGAGGACAGCCCAGCAGAAAAGGGTGGTTTTAAAGAAGGTGATGTTATCATCACTTACGGCAAAAAGGCCGTTAAGGATGTGCAGTATCTCGTCAAGATAGTGAAAGCGACGAAGCCCGGAACTGCAGTCAAAATTGTAGTATCAAGAAAGGGAAAGAAGAAGACTCTCAAAGTCAAGCTGGGCGAAAGACCCGAGAAGGATGTGCTGCTCAACCCCTGGCAGATCTCTATTCCTCAATTGTTGAAAGAGTTCGACAGGAAGACTCTGGATAGTCAGGTAGAGAACCTGAAAAAGGAGATAGAAAAGCTGAAGGAGGAAGTGAAGAAACTGAAAAAAGGCCGTGGTTTGTAG
- a CDS encoding tetratricopeptide repeat protein: MRTLFLISIALLFLPSFSDATDNISLRDYILTGLEYSYHENYDSAKAYFKRAIEEDPEDPSGYFFLCGLYGLYMSDFSTDEVEGLFLINLFDAAEAARKRIQVDSNDGWAHFYLGGAYGYRALKEQRKGGLWGALGHALTAVAELKKAVSCDSTIYDAYMGIGSYHYFVNRLWAYIPFLGRDPDKGIREMKLAIEKGIFVRVPAQDGLTYILLREKRYERALRLARDLVSRYPNSRTFRWTLGKVHLDMKDWGNASGTYRTLLSMIETGQPGSYHNLAYCGEKLSYCLYRLHRYEDALDICLEMLDVLDNPADNEATEQLRKDLERLREKILKAKAGQ, encoded by the coding sequence TTGAGGACACTTTTTCTCATCTCCATTGCTCTTCTGTTTCTGCCTTCTTTTTCTGATGCAACAGATAACATTAGTTTGAGAGATTACATACTCACGGGTCTTGAATACAGCTACCACGAGAACTACGACAGCGCGAAGGCTTACTTCAAAAGGGCCATAGAGGAAGATCCTGAGGACCCATCCGGGTACTTTTTTCTTTGCGGCCTATATGGTCTTTACATGAGCGATTTCTCCACTGATGAGGTTGAAGGCCTTTTCCTCATAAATCTATTTGATGCGGCAGAGGCGGCAAGAAAGAGAATCCAGGTTGACAGCAATGATGGGTGGGCCCATTTCTATCTTGGTGGTGCCTATGGCTACAGAGCATTGAAGGAGCAGCGTAAAGGGGGTCTATGGGGCGCCCTCGGGCATGCTCTCACAGCAGTGGCTGAGCTGAAGAAGGCGGTCTCATGTGATTCCACCATATACGACGCATACATGGGAATAGGGAGTTACCACTACTTTGTGAACCGCCTCTGGGCTTACATACCATTTTTGGGTAGAGACCCGGATAAGGGAATAAGAGAGATGAAGCTTGCCATTGAGAAAGGAATCTTTGTCAGGGTTCCGGCCCAGGACGGGCTGACTTACATTCTACTCAGGGAAAAAAGGTATGAAAGGGCCCTGAGGCTTGCAAGAGATCTCGTCTCGAGATACCCGAACAGCAGAACCTTTCGCTGGACACTGGGAAAGGTACACCTGGATATGAAAGATTGGGGGAATGCTAGCGGTACCTACCGGACTTTGCTGTCCATGATTGAAACCGGCCAGCCGGGCAGTTATCATAATCTAGCGTACTGCGGAGAAAAGCTTTCCTACTGCCTGTACAGGTTGCATCGATACGAAGATGCTCTCGATATTTGTCTTGAGATGCTTGATGTCTTAGACAATCCAGCCGACAACGAGGCGACTGAGCAGCTAAGAAAAGACCTGGAACGCCTTCGAGAAAAGATTCTAAAGGCTAAGGCCGGGCAATGA
- a CDS encoding sigma-70 family RNA polymerase sigma factor, whose amino-acid sequence MRGEMGNTDAESVSDLELFEKTSDGDEDAFVQIVHRYEDRLYGFLRRMVSDSSDAEDLLQQTFLRVYKKSLDHCRINSFSSWIFTVAANLARDELRRRARIGRRTFTLDDGYAETIADKKAVTVEKVAYSELRERVDWAVGCLNETYRAVFVLRDIEGMSYEEIAMVLKIRIGTVKSRLNRARLKLRVLLAPYIKEESADDM is encoded by the coding sequence ATGCGAGGGGAAATGGGGAACACAGATGCCGAAAGTGTAAGTGATCTTGAACTCTTCGAAAAGACATCTGATGGAGACGAGGATGCTTTTGTACAGATTGTCCACAGGTATGAGGATCGGCTCTACGGTTTTCTTCGGAGGATGGTTTCCGACAGCAGTGACGCAGAAGACCTGCTCCAGCAGACGTTTCTCAGGGTATACAAAAAGAGCCTTGATCACTGCCGAATCAACAGCTTCTCTTCCTGGATATTCACCGTTGCGGCGAACCTGGCAAGAGATGAGTTGCGGAGAAGAGCCCGAATTGGCAGAAGGACATTCACTTTGGATGATGGGTATGCCGAAACGATCGCAGACAAGAAGGCTGTAACGGTTGAAAAAGTGGCTTACTCTGAGCTGAGGGAAAGGGTTGACTGGGCGGTTGGGTGCTTGAATGAGACGTACAGGGCGGTTTTCGTTCTAAGGGACATTGAGGGTATGTCCTATGAAGAGATAGCGATGGTATTGAAGATAAGGATTGGAACCGTGAAATCAAGACTGAACAGGGCAAGGCTGAAGCTTCGGGTTCTCCTTGCACCTTACATCAAGGAGGAATCTGCCGATGACATGTAA
- a CDS encoding 50S ribosomal protein L28: MAKKCSICGKAGQFGHNVSHAKNRTHRMWQPNLQKVKIMLEGKPQKVYVCTRCLRSKKLQKV; this comes from the coding sequence ATGGCAAAAAAATGCTCCATTTGTGGGAAAGCGGGCCAGTTTGGCCACAACGTGAGCCATGCAAAGAACAGAACGCACAGGATGTGGCAACCGAACCTGCAGAAGGTAAAGATAATGCTCGAAGGCAAACCTCAGAAGGTTTACGTTTGCACTCGTTGTTTGAGATCCAAGAAGCTCCAAAAGGTCTGA
- a CDS encoding glycosyltransferase has protein sequence MRHDSQRVVLVIAYYFPPLAMGGVQRITKFCKYLPEYGWRPVVLTSSPRSYFALDTSFAEELKKTTAFEAKSLVPFSLGVGESFENWRTRLKRIARWVLFPDVRVLWVPYAVTVGFKLLRMFQVDCILATAPPWSSLLAARLLSHRSGLPLIVDFRDAWVDDPFASYPTFLHKRLNMSLERWVVSGAARVISISEEITAGMRSRCNGNWKKYRVVNQGFDPSDFEQVVERGERFTVCYTGSLIRTRKPDDLFVAVSQLIRDGVLDPKQVEVDIVGFCPSTFVEAARALGLEDVVRFRGYLPHAASVRRLLGADILWLYIAESEGKTILTGKLFEYLGSGKRIVASVPEDGAAASVIRALGAGVVVRPGDIEGLKQVLAESHEKWQRGIEAKMPSERLKNYDRRLLAGELAEILNEACRRR, from the coding sequence ATGAGGCATGACTCTCAAAGGGTAGTTCTAGTTATCGCATATTATTTCCCTCCGCTGGCCATGGGTGGCGTTCAGAGGATTACCAAATTCTGCAAGTATCTTCCAGAATACGGCTGGAGACCTGTGGTTCTCACATCTTCTCCCAGAAGTTACTTCGCCCTCGATACCTCTTTCGCGGAGGAGCTGAAGAAGACCACAGCCTTTGAGGCGAAGAGCTTGGTCCCTTTTTCTCTGGGAGTTGGGGAGTCCTTCGAAAATTGGAGAACCAGGCTGAAGCGGATCGCCAGATGGGTTCTCTTTCCTGATGTGAGAGTCCTCTGGGTACCTTACGCAGTGACTGTTGGATTCAAACTTCTTAGGATGTTTCAGGTGGATTGCATACTTGCCACTGCACCACCCTGGAGTTCGCTTCTGGCCGCCAGGCTTTTGAGCCACAGGAGTGGACTCCCCCTGATTGTCGATTTCAGAGACGCCTGGGTAGACGACCCTTTCGCCTCCTACCCCACTTTCTTACACAAGAGACTCAACATGTCTCTTGAGCGATGGGTAGTCTCCGGTGCAGCCAGAGTCATATCCATAAGTGAAGAAATAACTGCTGGTATGCGCAGCAGGTGTAACGGGAATTGGAAGAAATACCGAGTGGTAAACCAGGGATTTGACCCCTCAGATTTTGAACAGGTGGTGGAGCGAGGGGAGCGGTTCACTGTATGCTACACAGGGAGTCTTATCAGAACAAGGAAACCCGATGATCTCTTCGTGGCTGTATCTCAACTGATAAGGGACGGTGTTCTTGATCCCAAACAGGTCGAAGTGGACATTGTAGGATTTTGTCCCTCGACCTTTGTTGAGGCCGCCCGAGCCCTGGGCCTTGAAGACGTCGTCAGATTCAGAGGTTATCTTCCCCACGCCGCTTCTGTGCGCCGTCTGTTGGGGGCAGATATTCTCTGGCTGTACATAGCCGAATCGGAGGGGAAGACAATTCTGACGGGCAAGCTTTTTGAATATCTTGGTTCGGGGAAGAGGATTGTAGCATCTGTGCCAGAGGATGGAGCTGCCGCGTCAGTGATTCGGGCTCTTGGCGCGGGCGTTGTGGTGCGGCCAGGAGATATAGAAGGATTGAAACAGGTTCTTGCAGAGTCCCACGAGAAGTGGCAGCGCGGAATCGAGGCCAAAATGCCATCAGAAAGGCTCAAGAATTATGATAGGCGCCTGCTTGCAGGGGAACTGGCAGAGATTCTGAATGAGGCCTGCCGGCGCCGTTAG